From the Chthonomonadales bacterium genome, the window TTGCCCTGGCCGACAGCCTCTTCGGCTTCGCCCTCGCGCAGGACGCCACCGGCCCCTACGCGCTGCTGGGATCGGCTCTCTCGCTCCTCGAGCAGAAGCGGAACGAGGAGGCCGAAACGCGCCTCACCCGGCTGCTGGAGGTTGACCCGAACGGCCCCTCCGCCCTGCAGGCGCAGGCATGCTACCTGGCGGCGGTTGACCGGATCGTCGAGTCGCTCCCGTTGCTGAAGCGCGCCTCCGAGATCGACGACCGCTGGGATGACGCGATGGTGCCCGACATCCCCACGCTCACGCGCCGCGCCTACCGCATGGAGCCGCCCGCGCTCCTCACGCCCGCCGTGCTCTACCCCTCCCGCTGACCGCGCGCTCCGGTGCCCCGGGCCTTCGGGCCCGGGGCGTTCGGCCGCTGGCGCTCGCCGCGCTACCGCCCGGCGAGCACGAAGGCGCCCGACCACGACGCGCCGTAGGCCCGCGCGAACGAGGTCCACTCGGAGCGCAGCACGATGCGCTCGCCCGCGCGCAGCCGCTCCCGGCCGAACAGAGCGGCCGGGAGCCGCACCGCCGCGATGCGCTCCACGGCCATCCCGCCGCCGGACATGTCCACCACCGTCACCGCTGGCCCGCTCGTCGCGGGGGCCGGACCGCCTCCGAGGCGCACACGCACCGCGGGCCCCCGGCCGCCCGGCGTCAGCGTCCAGAGCGTGCGGTCAGCCTGCGGGACCCGCTTGTCACGGTAGAAGCCGTCCTCCGGCGGGTCCATCGCGCAGAGGCCCGCGTAGACGGCCTCCTCGTCCCAGCAGAGGTAGAGGTCGGCCAGCGGGCGGCGGTCGGCGCAGGGCACGAAGCCGCGCTCGCGATCCCAGGCGCGCATTCCTTCCTTGGCGCGCGGGAAGGCGAGAGGGTGCGGGGGCGCCGGCGGCACGCCGCCGCGCACGTCGCGGCGCGGCGCGCTCGGAGCGCCGTGCAGGCGGCGCGCGTCCAGCGAGGCGGATGCCGCAGTGATCTCCTCATAGGGCACGTTGTGGATGTCGACGAGGCCCATATTGTAGTTCTCGCCGTCGCCGCGCCCGTGCGTCGGCTCGTCGTAGTACTGGAACCAGTCCGCGGCCACCACGTAGCGCAGCGAGGCGAGCGTTCGCGCCGTCGTCAGGAAGCCGCGCGCCCGCTCCTCCTGGTCGCGCACCACCGGAAAGTTGGCGCTCGTGTTGCGGTTGCCGCTGCGGTTCTCCATGGCGGTCATGTAGAACTCGCCGATGGCCACCGGGCGGCCGGAGAGGGCGTGCAGCGTATCCAGGAAGAAGCGGGTCAGCACGCCGTCGTTCCACTCCGCGTTGCGGTTCGTGGAGACGACGTCGACGTAGCGCCCGGCGGCCCGCGCCACCTCGGGATAGTAGAAGCCCTGGTAGCGGTCGCCCAGGAAGAGGCCTCGGGGGTCCTCCTTGCGCAGGATGCCGCGGCAGAGGGAGTAGTAGCGGTCGGCGAGGAGCGAGACGAACCGCTTCACCACGCGAATGCCGTCGCCTCCGGGGCGCAGGTAGAGCTTGCCCCGGCGCGCCAACGAGGCGAAGCCGCGCGCGCCCTCGGGCTCGAAGTCGCTCAGCAGGCGCTTCCAGTCGCCGCCGTAGTGCTCGCGCAGCAGGGCGATCAGCCTCTGGCGCTGCCCGCTGGTGGCCGGCTGCTCGAGCGCCATCGAGAAGAGCGGGGCGTTCCACCAGCCCATCTCGTTGTCGCTGTAGTAGCCCAGCAGGCGCCGGTCGCCGCGCGTCTCCTTCATACCCTCGCGGGCCACCTCGCGCGTGCGCTCGATCACCTTCGGGTCCCACATATCCAGCCACGGCGCGCCGGACGTTGCGCCCATGTGCAGGACGGGCGTGAAGGCCAGCCGGGCGTCGGGGTCGCGCTTGAGCCCGGCATAGTCGCTCCAGCCGCCGGCCGTCGTGAAGCCCCATGCCCGTAGCCGCGCGGCCGTGTCGGTCGCCCAGGCCCGCAGGTCCGGGTAGTGCTGCCAGGCGCCGTAGCCGGGGTTGGCCGGATCACGCTCGCGCCAGGCGATGCCCGTCTCCACGCAGCAGACGCCGCGCGACACGAACGGCGTGCCCTCCGGCGTGACGAGCCACCAGGCGCCGTCGCGCTTCGCCAGCGTGTAGCCGGGCGGCGCGGCGCCCGCTGCCGATCCGGCGGCGGCGCCGGCGAGCGCCATCACGGCCGCCGCCATGGGCAGCACCACCTCCACCATGCCGTGCATCACCTCGCCCACCTCCCCGGGCGCCGCCGACCTATCGCGCCCCCACCACCGCCAGCTCAAGGCCGAGCAGGTCGGCGAGCTTGCGGATCGTCGCCGCCCGGTGCCCCACTCCCAGCGCCACGTGGTGCGTGGGGCCCTGGGCGCACCAGGCGTCCATGAACTCGGCCGGCCCGAGCGCGAAGCGCAGGCGGCTGTTCGTGTTGCCGATGTTCATGATCGGCCCCGGCAGACTCTCGCCCTCCGCGGCCAACAGCTTCAGCCGGCCGTCCACCGTCTGTGTGACGCCCACGATGGTCACCGGGCCGGTGCGCACCGCAAACTCCGGCGACACTCCGAAGCCGGCCTTGCCGTGGTAGAGCCTGAGTTTGCGCAGCGTCGGCTTGCGCTCACTGATCGCCAGGTGGCCCGGACCGTCGTGGCCCATCAAGAGGAAGTCCTCCACGAAGTCCATCGCGTAGAACTCGGTGTAGCTGCCGCCCGCGCCCAGTCGGTCCATCATGAACATCGCCAGACAGTTCTTCAGGTCGCCTTCGCCGCTGCACGGCACGCCGCGGCCGGTGAGCAGCGAGAGGCCGACGATCATCCCGGCGGAGACGCGCTCGTAGAGGTTGTCCAGGCCGCGATAGTAGTAGGCCAGGCCGTCCAGCGCATGGTCGTCCACCAACCGCTCCAGCCCGGCGGCTACGCGGCACGACCAGTCCAGGTCGGCGCTCTCCACGGGCGCGGCGATCGGGTCGACGCTGGGGTCGGCCATCTCGAACCCCTCCATCACCTCCCGGCGCTTCGCCTCCAGCTCCTCGGGCGTCGCCTCCTCGCACCGGCGCACCAGATCGCACATCTCCAGCACCTCCACATGGACGCCGAGTTGCGCGTGCGGGTGGGTCAGGTCGGAGTACATGTCCAGCATACCGGGGTAGGTGTGGCCAAGAAAGCCGATGCGCGCCTCGCGCATGGAGCGCGCGGCGCTCGCCGCCCGAACCCAGTCGCCGATCTCGCTCCAGGCGCGCTCGCCTGCCGGGCCGTCGGCGGGGCGCAGCAGGCCGGTCACGGAGCGGAAGGGGATGCCGGAGCGCGCGAAGGCGCAGGCGATCTCCGGCACGCAGCAGGCGCAGCAGTTGGCGAGCCACTCGCGCGTGTCCGTCCGCGGGTAGTCAAGCGCCGCCGCCGGTTGGAGGTTCAGGACCACGACGGGTGCCTTCGCACGCTGCACCACGGGCAGCACCTGCGCGGAGGTGGCGTAGGTCCCGACGTAGCAGAACACCAGGTCGACGCACGCTCCGGCCAGCGCGTCTCCGGCCTCGCGGGCGCGCTCCGGCGCGTCCACCAGCCCGGCGGAGACCACCGCTCCGCCGAAGCCGCGCACCCGCTCCTCCACCTCCGCCTGGTAGCCCTCCAGGCGGGCGCGCAGCCCCTCGAACTGGGGCCAGTAGGCTGCCAGGCCGATGCCGAAGACTCCGATGCGGGCCGGCACGACGCTGCGCTTGCGGTGCATGGGGGTG encodes:
- a CDS encoding L-fucose/L-arabinose isomerase family protein, translating into MHRKRSVVPARIGVFGIGLAAYWPQFEGLRARLEGYQAEVEERVRGFGGAVVSAGLVDAPERAREAGDALAGACVDLVFCYVGTYATSAQVLPVVQRAKAPVVVLNLQPAAALDYPRTDTREWLANCCACCVPEIACAFARSGIPFRSVTGLLRPADGPAGERAWSEIGDWVRAASAARSMREARIGFLGHTYPGMLDMYSDLTHPHAQLGVHVEVLEMCDLVRRCEEATPEELEAKRREVMEGFEMADPSVDPIAAPVESADLDWSCRVAAGLERLVDDHALDGLAYYYRGLDNLYERVSAGMIVGLSLLTGRGVPCSGEGDLKNCLAMFMMDRLGAGGSYTEFYAMDFVEDFLLMGHDGPGHLAISERKPTLRKLRLYHGKAGFGVSPEFAVRTGPVTIVGVTQTVDGRLKLLAAEGESLPGPIMNIGNTNSRLRFALGPAEFMDAWCAQGPTHHVALGVGHRAATIRKLADLLGLELAVVGAR